ACTGTTGGGTCGTCTGGACCATGAGGTCTGCGATGGTTGCAAAGACGTCATcaagctctgtgtgtgttctctgcAAAAGAGCAAGACAATTGAGTCAAAGCAAGTCAAAACCTAAACTTAAATGATGATGGGGTCAATATGCAGAAAACATGCAGGCACCTTGACAGGGATTTGTGTGTCTTCATCTGCAGTAGGGGGGGACTGCGATGGTCCAGGGCTCGTCCAGCCTACACTCCGCCTGGAGGCCCGCTCCAGCACCTCCAGGCCCAGACTGGCAGAGCGCCGCAGAGAAGACTCCAACCAGGCTTGGCTGGCCATGAAGAGGTCGAGCTAAACTCAGGTTCCCCTCACCTGAGTGGAGTAACAAGCACAGAGACCTCAGCCACTGTCCTTTACCTCACACACTAGAGTTTTATTTCAAATATAGAatatttcacagttgtaaatgtaaacattccaaatgtgtcccagtatatttcctgttgcagtgtactgtatgtgataagacaggaagtaaactgggACCCAAGCTGTAGCCTAGCAATGCCATGCGGTTGAAAGGTCTTTACTTTATACTAATTTGATATGGCGGAAGCGATTACTTGATTGACGGAAAATAAATCGGTAACAGTGATAAtccaccattttttttttaagcaaacatCATAAACTTCTTCAacttattaaaaatgaatatttgcTCTTTTTATTAATCTTCTATGATATCAAACAGAATATCTTCTGGACTAAACTAGCATTTTAAAGGCATCAGTTTAAAAAACTCTGAGAAATGAgatggacattttatagaccaccTTAATCGttttcttaaagaggacctaatgtgcttattttcatttacatacttgtattttaggtttctactagaacatgtttacatgctttaatgttcaaaaaaacgctTTAATTTTCTCATACCGGATGTgcagcagcacctcttttcactctcaacgctctgtttgagctcccccagtctgctctgattgaacCCActtggcccactgttgtgattggtcaattgaaccaaactcttcggactccgctccagctccactctagcTAGCTTTGCTTGAGGGCGTGctaaactagccgctaggcaaaaTGTGTTACCTGGTGACCTCACCACCTTACGTAAAataaggcgggacttcaaggaGCAGTGTTTTGTAAGGGAGATTAAcaccctttggcgtggactttgcagaccttttacatgcacaaaaaaactataaaacacactaaaggaaagggataaagcacaaaagcataaaaggtcccatttaataaattaaaagacGGATTAACggataataaaaaatagttgCAACCCTAATTTTATATCAGTAAATTAATACAATTTGAAACCCAGTATATCAGTGAAATattaatgtataatataatTGATTAAGTGTGATGGTTTAATTTACAAAAATCTGTTCAGAAAGTCTGCAGAAAGCATCTCTTGGCAGTTTTATCAAAATGATAACACTTACAAACAGATAAATCTAGCAGCCTACAAGTGAACGCAGCAGGCACAGAGCGCATGCGTGAAGATTAACACCCAACTGAGCCTCTACATTCTAGAAGGCAGGATGTTTGTTACTTTTATCAGTCGCTACTTTACTTTCTGTTTTAAACAGTCAACCGTTGACTCAACACTAAAACACCGAAACATTCCACGTTCCATCGCATACGTCACGTTCTATTAACGTTTTGTCACGATAACTTCACTGATCACTGACTGCTGTGTCAACAAGTCTCTAGTGAACAAGAGATTATTTACCTGTTCACTGCACGGGTCAGCaagtaaacacacatatattcaAGCTTTCAGAGGAACCAGTGCTTCTTAGTTCAGTTTGCTGCATGTAGTCAGATGTAGTTCTcacattttaatgatttatCCTGTGAAGTTCAGCTcttaccagcagcagcagggcaaCAGCAGGGCGATGCTGCGTTCAAGTGACAGAACAGGAAGTCCTGCAGGTTAAACCCCGCCCCCTTTATGCCGGGTTCAAACACCCTAAGTCATGTGGAGAGGTTTCACTTTTCTGCTGATTTCTTACACCCCCTTTCATACCAAGAAAGGAAATtagaataagaaataaaataattaataataatataataacaaattgCAGTCCTGTCAATGGTCACTTTCTAAAAATCTTCACATATACTTCACTTTAAAAAACTCACTCACTTTTTAAGAATTGGttttctgtgattttatttacgttttggttgtttttttactctctGGGTTTTTATGTGTTTGGCTTTAAGTACATTTCGTTAtccttgtgtttttaaatgtgttctgttttttattgtaaagcactttgtaactgtgtTTTGAAAGCTGCTATATAGTAAATAAAGGTTATTATATACCTGGCAGGCTATCaggtttccatttaaaaaataatatatatatatttttaaatacagGCTATTGTAGTGAAACAAAATTACAGTAGTtattaaaagaaaatcacatAGAATAACCTAAATGTATGTGATTTATACATTGTTCAGAGATGCAGTAGTTTGGGggaattttccatttttttctgagTCAAAAACTAATAAATGCCTTAGGACAGACCTTGTTTCTATTTGGTGGTCTGAAGTTATGTCAAATAGCAGTATTAGGCTGCCTTGGCTCAACTGTTGAATGtttcaggacagccctacttctgTAACTGTATCATTAAATCTCTATTAGCAGGTTTCAGACATTTAGCCCATTTTCAAATTCACATTTTGAGGGCTGCAGTAACCCTGAGGTGACTCATTGGCCCATAATTGTGTGAGATGTCTTGATCAAGGTTATCCTATAGTCATAATTACAGTGCATACTTGAGCTCGAGTGTCCCCAACAGTTGCTCTCAGGTGTACAACAATAAACATTTTACCAGTGTTATAATGATTTAAACCTTACTGTGCAGGACTATTTCATTTGATCATCAGACAATTTGAAAATACTGTCCATACCAAATTTGCACATAATTGAACATGCAACAGATATCGCTGCATTTTCACAGAGCACAAGCTTAAAATGTAGCACATACCAAAACTGCCCTATATGGAGGCATTTAAATTAGACATGACAATTATGTAGTTCCAtttatacagtttatttttgcaAAAACACACTGACAGGAACATTATGCCATCAGCACACAGGCTCCTCCGACTGCCTTGATCTTCTCCTCGGCCCGTCGGCTGAAGAACTTGGCCTTGACGATCACAGGCTGCTTGGGCAGCTTGCCTTTGCCCAGGACTTTGTAGTAGCCCTGCGagattaaaaacacaatattagtGCAACCAGATAACCACATGTACACTAAGAACATTATATCTGGCAAATTCTGCAAACCTATTTCCTCAGCAGGAAAACAAAGCCCATAACATTATGGTCAACTACTATCTTCAACAAAATGCATAAAATTAATTGAATGTCCAGTAGCACAAACTAAAGGCCTGTGCAATGCCACAATAACACTACATAAAAAAGCACATGTAGCACAGCACTGAGGTTCTACAAATCTTCATCCAACGCAAAGCTCAGCAATATCTTTTCAGACATTCGAATATGTTGGTGAGACATTACTCTTCTTTACTGTTTGCATTTGTTAGTAATTTTACTTCCAAGTGGGATGCAGTGAAGTCAGTTAATGTTCCATCTATTGTAGCTTGCAACACATTTCAGTATAGACTGAAATATACAGACAATAATTACAGACAGTGGGAGAAAATTACAGTTTGGTCACAAAAGTATTGAGGCAAAAAGTTGTTGCATGTTTAAGTTTTAGGACTAAATTTCTTTAGAACTTTCACTTTGTGTCAGGAATTCCTTTGTGTATCAAAATTAGAGGACTTCATATTGAACAAATCTAACTTTGCATAATACACTTGCCATATGTCAAATGAAAACAGTGACAACAGTGCATCCAGTACAGAGATATGTTGAGCCTAGCTTAGCTCAAATACTAGGGCTGCGGCCAAATAATCTTTCTTGCTGGTCAAAATCTCTTgatgctaaggaaaggtgcttcaatgcttccttgtCTCCTTTAGCATACAGTaaactggaccatcctttaccaaaggagataatgccgtcccacaattccttgcggcatCACCACATTAAAAGCATCCACCGTCGCATAATTACGTAGCCTAGTTTCAGTGCAGTCGGATTTTCTTAGCACCGCTGTTGTCTATTCCTAGTCCTTAtaaattctccttcacatcttttcTTGACCTCAcaacgttttccatcgaggtcaaggaaaagacatcttttattttttgactATTGAACAGTCAAAGGACTAGGGAAATGTTAGCAtccctaaaaataaaaactatttcAACAATCTAAAtccatatttttctcttttatctACCAAGCTTATCACAAATATGCCTAAGACCCAGCTTTGACTGGGATTTGTTCAATTACCACACAGAAGATACGACAGACACAGCACTGTTTCAAAGTTATTTAAAGgtatttttttccactcttGATAAAGCTAGGTTAACCATGTTCCTTTACTTACAGTCTTGAGAAAAACAATCTTAAACAACAGCCAGAGTAAACCAATACATCAGCTTGTTATTCTTATGGTCAAGACGTGCAGAGGCTCGCATATTCAGGCTCTACCTGACCCCAAACTCTCTGCCATGGTTGGCTTGAGACAAATTATTTTGTCGGTAATGACAATGTTGGTAAATACTTACAGCGCGCACGGCATCGATGATGGGTGCGGGTCCGTCGGGCTTCTTGCCGTAGTTGAGCCTGGTCTGCTCGCTCACCAGCGTCCACAGCTTGTCCAGGTTGATGGTGGGGCAGTGGGTTGTGTTTCTCTTAAGATGGTAATGTCTCATACCCACCTTACCGAAGTACCCCGGATGGCTGAGGAGACACAGTGAGGACAGACAAAAAGGTCAACATCTGTCTATCCAGAGTGGGAAATAAACAGTGACTCTAGGACCTAAGCTGAAAAAAATGATGGCTGTGTTTGGCAGCATTATACAAGTTAACACCCAAATACAGCATTCTTTTAACCAAAGACATCTAACTAAATTCCCATTCAATTTTGCACAACATTATTTACTTCCAAATCAGTTATTAAAACATACTACATATTAATGTGCAATCATAAGTTAATTTCCAATATTCTGAACACCTTTATGCATTAATTGCAATCAAAATTATGCCAAGACAGTTCAGAAAGAACCACACCACTTTTCCAAAGAATGTATCATATTTCTAAAACATCTTTCCCCAATTTTAATATGATGCGATCACAGCATCAGTAATCAGTGAGATCACCGCACAACAGTTTGTAACTGACCATGTGGCTGACTGGCCTACAAAGAGCCAGTCGGTGAATAGGAACAGTTTTCACTCTAAGAGTACTCTAGCACACCAAGACAATGAATTATGTCAAGATGAGACTCTAGTCTCTACAACATTCATATCAACTACTGACTGAAAAGATATAACAACAGATTAAAGGAAGACTACAGATAAACAGTGTGTACCATGTCACAAAACATTGCAGATCAACTTGCTGATCTTCCATAGCCCAATTCCCCAAAACTATAAACTGAAACTTGGCATTACCCTTGTCAGAGTATTTGTAAACATGTATGtgcatatacattttatttaaagggctaGTTCTTTGCACACATATAGCTCTAAAACAGATCTAATTAGGGATGTCGCGATAAccaatactttggtaccaactcggtaccaaaattcaaaaaatgtgacggtactagttttcttcggtaccgaacgatgcctgtaacggtcatttggtaccggagcggaggtactggagatgAGATTCTTACGGATCTAATGGGGGCAGTATAcgcttacaagtgttctcatctgccgtgaaatgaaggaagaagaagaacgccgtaacagcacagaagaaaacaacacgagacgtgaaagatggcagctgctgcagcgctaccttcgcctcaactcgttgagaaaaacaaaaacaaaatagcaAGAGTCAggtatggaagtactttgcGTTCGAGGCGGATTTACAAGGAGTAATAGATTCGCAAAAACCAGTATGCGATGCAGTAACGGTGCCGTCGTACTTTTCTTTCGATaggaggaaatacttccaatttagcaaagcacctcaaagacagacatccagacaatattgtttgttttaaatacttgaaggctacatgccactgttctgttttgcaatgttaatagatgtttttttatttattacttaaaggctacatgcctgttttttgtaatgtttaaatgttttaataaagtagtgcatgttgaattacatgttttttggtttttttaaccgtggtatcgaattggtatcgagaatcgtgtaaattcactggtattggcatcgactactagattcctggtaccgtgacatccctagttaaaCTGTGTGTACCATGTCAGAAAACATTGCAGATCAACTTTCTTATCTGCCTTAGCCCAATTTCCCCAAAACAATAAACTAAAACTTGGCATTACCCTTGTCAGAGTATTTGTAAACATGAATgtcatatacattttatttagaggGCTAGTTCTTTGCACACATACAGGTCTAAAACAGATTCAATGTCTAGAGAAACCCTAAAAACGTTGCTCCAAAACATCTCCAGAATCTTATCTTTGTCATGCAGCACTTACTATTTGTCGAAGTTGATTCTGTGGTGATGCATACCACCAGCATTACCACGACCTCCAGGATGCTTTCTGTGCTTGCCTGTAGTGGGGTTGGACAAGTTATAGTCAACCATGTGTCACATACTGAGACAACTTTCAAGTAC
The nucleotide sequence above comes from Sebastes fasciatus isolate fSebFas1 chromosome 4, fSebFas1.pri, whole genome shotgun sequence. Encoded proteins:
- the rpl27a gene encoding large ribosomal subunit protein uL15, which gives rise to MPTKQTKTRKLRGHVSHGHGRIGKHRKHPGGRGNAGGMHHHRINFDKYHPGYFGKVGMRHYHLKRNTTHCPTINLDKLWTLVSEQTRLNYGKKPDGPAPIIDAVRAGYYKVLGKGKLPKQPVIVKAKFFSRRAEEKIKAVGGACVLMA